Proteins encoded in a region of the Paenibacillus sp. E222 genome:
- a CDS encoding alpha/beta fold hydrolase, with protein sequence MSIHNSSSSLNAGGKTDSNPAKNNIATESTTILMTGSTGFIGKEAVKQLGHSEVQLLLLVRSESKARMVLNAYGVTDFSRITCIQGDLSAPGLGLTKADRERALQANVIIHAGGTMDVTLQPKVAEQIFMNGARGMAELAEEIQRKQGLRHFIHVVGFMSPYGRKDSPPISSTNEDVGDKSSGQKSLISKAFHSESAYEHMKFEADRYIRQHAEQHSYVLSVVNPSTIVGPYPTGATEQTGGIGMMIQAMRRRRMPVIPGGRQHWLPLVSNDVVAKTLVFLTQDSHPSGGTYPLLSRKADGPDMKELIRLMAVELDVSAPRWSVPLPMIHAAMKAGGTKISGIPPESIAFITKQEFEVQQTERLFRRMGLNLPEVSELLPYVIADLDYRFSYPAQEDLPQSWTRTRKGSLAVLLHEGQGEPWVIVHGLMSSADDMIPLGDALWSMTGNPVWLVDLAGFGRSPVHRNKIIGAAFKGQVEAMRSVLDEIQGPVKLLGHSVGAAIAAAVMQESGRENIQLALLQPVWGASKDGMQRLISRLPRRMLQGLLSRMTPQQVAGQLKRADVSEINPTLLKGYARRVSSGLKSPRIAGANADLLHWIQSHSNDKVSQTSADAQRTLMVWGTNDKGYARPENIHSSVQHVELPYGHQFPLFHAEETASLLVEWQMKRGYAKK encoded by the coding sequence ATGAGTATACATAATTCATCATCATCATTAAACGCAGGAGGTAAGACTGATTCCAATCCAGCTAAGAACAACATAGCGACTGAATCAACCACTATTTTGATGACAGGCAGTACCGGATTTATAGGCAAGGAGGCAGTAAAACAACTTGGGCACAGTGAAGTGCAGTTATTACTGCTTGTACGCTCGGAATCCAAAGCGAGGATGGTTCTGAATGCATACGGAGTAACGGATTTCAGCCGAATAACTTGTATTCAGGGAGATCTGTCAGCTCCTGGCCTCGGACTGACCAAAGCTGATCGTGAACGTGCTCTTCAGGCCAATGTCATAATTCATGCAGGTGGGACGATGGATGTCACATTGCAACCGAAGGTGGCAGAACAGATTTTTATGAATGGAGCAAGAGGGATGGCCGAATTGGCCGAAGAAATCCAGCGTAAACAAGGATTGAGGCACTTTATCCACGTGGTTGGTTTTATGAGTCCGTATGGAAGGAAGGATTCTCCGCCTATATCTTCAACGAATGAAGATGTTGGGGATAAGTCGAGCGGTCAGAAGTCATTGATTAGCAAAGCCTTCCATTCGGAAAGTGCTTATGAACATATGAAATTCGAAGCGGACCGCTATATTCGACAGCACGCTGAGCAGCATTCGTATGTCTTATCTGTTGTTAACCCGAGTACAATCGTGGGTCCATATCCTACAGGGGCAACCGAACAAACGGGTGGAATTGGCATGATGATACAGGCAATGAGAAGGCGTAGAATGCCGGTGATTCCTGGTGGTCGACAGCATTGGCTGCCCCTTGTATCCAATGATGTGGTTGCAAAGACCCTTGTTTTTCTGACTCAGGACAGTCATCCATCCGGCGGGACATATCCCTTGTTGTCCAGAAAAGCGGACGGTCCGGATATGAAGGAACTGATTCGGCTAATGGCGGTTGAGTTGGATGTATCTGCACCTCGATGGTCAGTACCTCTGCCCATGATCCATGCAGCGATGAAGGCTGGTGGTACAAAGATCAGCGGAATACCGCCTGAATCGATCGCGTTTATTACCAAACAGGAGTTTGAAGTGCAGCAGACGGAGCGGTTATTTCGACGAATGGGACTAAACTTGCCTGAAGTTAGCGAGCTATTACCTTACGTAATAGCCGATTTGGATTATCGTTTCAGCTATCCTGCACAGGAGGATCTGCCTCAGAGCTGGACTCGGACACGTAAGGGCAGTCTTGCGGTGCTGCTCCATGAGGGTCAAGGGGAGCCGTGGGTGATTGTTCATGGTTTGATGAGCAGTGCTGACGATATGATCCCGCTGGGAGATGCGCTATGGAGTATGACGGGAAACCCTGTATGGCTTGTGGATCTTGCCGGATTTGGGCGTTCTCCGGTTCATCGGAACAAGATAATAGGGGCGGCCTTCAAAGGGCAGGTCGAAGCGATGCGAAGTGTGCTGGATGAGATACAAGGTCCTGTCAAACTGTTAGGACATTCTGTTGGGGCAGCCATAGCCGCGGCGGTGATGCAGGAGAGTGGACGTGAAAATATCCAGCTTGCCTTGCTGCAACCCGTATGGGGAGCTTCAAAAGACGGAATGCAGCGCCTGATATCAAGGCTCCCGAGAAGAATGCTGCAAGGACTGTTATCTCGGATGACTCCACAGCAAGTGGCTGGACAGTTAAAAAGAGCAGATGTTTCGGAGATCAATCCAACTCTGCTGAAAGGTTATGCGAGAAGAGTTTCTTCTGGTTTGAAGTCTCCCCGCATCGCAGGAGCGAATGCTGATTTGCTCCACTGGATACAGTCTCATTCAAATGATAAAGTGTCGCAGACAAGTGCAGATGCGCAGCGCACACTTATGGTTTGGGGGACAAACGATAAGGGATACGCGCGCCCCGAAAATATCCATTCCTCCGTTCAACATGTGGAACTTCCCTATGGGCACCAATTTCCCCTGTTTCATGCGGAAGAAACTGCTTCGCTGCTTGTGGAGTGGCAAATGAAAAGAGGGTATGCGAAGAAATGA
- a CDS encoding TetR/AcrR family transcriptional regulator produces MKSKSSNPVNRTKAVEVAAQLFLRQGYSYVSMDEVVRASGVSKSNIYYHFKNKEELLQAVVQYWIAQYESEIYLLLSQREREVTERIYSFMALLSAGMEGRDYKGSCPFITLYMQTPASAPEVKESIARFFRELQPMMEKLLQQGVERGEFRKGIEPGPAAALFIAAFEGSLVLAETARDIGIIEQSARTFCQMLR; encoded by the coding sequence ATGAAATCCAAAAGTTCCAATCCGGTTAATCGGACCAAGGCAGTCGAAGTGGCTGCTCAGTTATTTTTGCGTCAGGGTTACAGCTATGTCAGCATGGATGAGGTCGTGCGGGCAAGCGGGGTATCCAAATCGAATATTTATTACCATTTCAAAAACAAGGAGGAATTGCTCCAGGCCGTGGTGCAGTACTGGATTGCCCAGTATGAATCGGAGATCTACCTGCTGCTCAGTCAGCGTGAACGAGAGGTCACAGAACGGATCTATTCGTTTATGGCCTTACTGTCCGCAGGCATGGAAGGGCGCGATTATAAAGGGAGTTGTCCGTTTATTACATTGTATATGCAGACACCAGCCAGCGCACCCGAAGTGAAAGAGAGCATAGCCCGTTTCTTCCGTGAGCTGCAGCCGATGATGGAAAAGCTGTTGCAGCAAGGGGTGGAGCGTGGCGAATTTCGTAAAGGGATTGAGCCGGGACCCGCGGCTGCTTTATTTATCGCTGCATTCGAGGGTTCACTTGTACTCGCGGAGACTGCACGTGATATAGGGATAATTGAACAGTCAGCACGTACATTTTGTCAGATGCTTCGGTAA
- a CDS encoding ABC transporter substrate-binding protein — MKRMTKLTLLMLIAFSVMLAGCGNGDKSGSPVNTDTQGGGEAAAGDKTIKIFQYKVEIAEAFNRLKAEYESSHPGIKLDIQTVGGGSDYGAALKAKFAAGEQPDIFNVGGYRELDTWLEYLEDLSGEAWAKDVLEVAKEPMTKDGKLYGQPLALEGYGFIYNKDLFQKAGITEIPTTLEQLDQAAQKLQAAGITPFSNGYQEWWVLGNHNVNVAFANQADPVKFIQGLNEGTEKIPGNQVFTDWMNLLDLTLKYSNKNPLTTDYNTQVTLFASGEAAMMQQGNWTQVQIDGIDPNLNLGILPMPITNEPNDKLFVGVPNYWVVNKNSQVKPEAKEFLEWLVTSDIGKQYMTKEFKFIPAFSSIQASEEDLGDLATDIMKYSQENKTLSWNFNRFPEGVPQEFGSTIQAYVAGKSDKKALLDALQQNWDSLKK, encoded by the coding sequence ATGAAAAGAATGACCAAGTTGACGTTGCTTATGCTGATTGCTTTTTCTGTAATGCTTGCGGGTTGTGGCAACGGAGATAAGAGTGGAAGTCCTGTCAACACAGACACCCAAGGTGGCGGAGAGGCTGCTGCAGGAGACAAAACGATTAAAATATTCCAGTACAAAGTCGAAATTGCGGAAGCGTTTAACCGTCTCAAAGCGGAATATGAGTCCTCCCATCCAGGAATTAAGCTGGACATTCAGACCGTGGGCGGCGGCAGTGACTACGGTGCTGCATTGAAAGCCAAGTTCGCTGCTGGCGAGCAACCGGACATTTTCAACGTTGGTGGTTATCGTGAGCTGGACACATGGCTCGAATACCTGGAGGATCTGTCAGGTGAAGCATGGGCAAAAGATGTGCTTGAAGTTGCCAAAGAGCCGATGACCAAAGACGGCAAACTGTATGGACAGCCGCTGGCACTGGAAGGCTATGGCTTCATTTATAACAAAGACCTCTTCCAAAAAGCAGGCATCACTGAAATTCCAACGACACTGGAACAATTGGATCAGGCTGCACAAAAGCTTCAGGCTGCAGGCATTACCCCGTTCTCCAATGGATATCAGGAATGGTGGGTACTCGGCAATCATAACGTAAACGTGGCATTTGCGAATCAGGCAGATCCGGTGAAATTTATTCAAGGTCTTAACGAAGGTACGGAGAAAATCCCTGGCAATCAGGTGTTCACGGACTGGATGAACCTGCTCGACTTGACGCTGAAATACAGCAACAAAAACCCGCTCACAACCGACTACAACACTCAGGTAACCCTGTTTGCCAGTGGGGAAGCAGCGATGATGCAGCAAGGGAACTGGACGCAGGTACAAATTGATGGCATTGATCCTAATCTGAATCTCGGCATTCTGCCGATGCCAATTACGAATGAACCGAACGACAAATTGTTTGTTGGCGTACCGAACTACTGGGTTGTGAACAAGAATTCGCAAGTGAAACCGGAAGCGAAAGAGTTTCTGGAATGGCTCGTCACATCCGACATCGGGAAACAGTATATGACCAAAGAATTCAAGTTTATCCCGGCATTCAGTTCCATTCAGGCATCCGAAGAGGATCTGGGTGACCTCGCAACGGATATCATGAAATACAGCCAGGAAAACAAAACATTAAGCTGGAACTTTAACCGTTTCCCTGAGGGTGTTCCACAAGAATTCGGCAGCACGATTCAGGCATATGTAGCAGGCAAATCGGACAAAAAAGCCCTGCTTGACGCATTGCAGCAAAACTGGGATAGTCTGAAAAAATAA
- a CDS encoding carbohydrate ABC transporter permease: METSKNYRFSTIVTEIVMVLIGLLFLVPFYFLFVNSVKTFGDLLTNSAAWPEVFQWGNYANAWEKIKFPSALMNSLIVTVVSNLLLVLISSMAAYRMVRSDTRFNRILFGVFIAAMVIPFQSIMIPLVTVTSNLGLIDSLFGLIICYLGFGAPMSIFLFHGFVKSVPLEIEEAARVDGSSAYGVFFRIVFPLMKPMYVTVIILNTLWIWNDYLLPSLILQSSNLRTIPIATFALFGQYTKQWDLALPALVLGIMPIIIFFLLMQKYIIQGITAGSVKG; this comes from the coding sequence ATGGAAACGTCAAAAAATTACCGCTTCAGTACCATTGTAACCGAGATTGTTATGGTGCTCATTGGTTTATTGTTCCTGGTTCCGTTTTACTTCCTGTTTGTCAATTCAGTCAAAACATTCGGTGACCTGCTTACCAATTCGGCCGCATGGCCGGAGGTGTTCCAATGGGGCAACTATGCAAACGCCTGGGAGAAAATTAAATTCCCGTCAGCCCTGATGAACTCGCTCATCGTCACCGTAGTCAGCAATCTGCTGCTCGTGTTGATTAGCTCCATGGCCGCCTACCGAATGGTACGCAGCGATACGCGCTTCAACCGGATTTTGTTCGGCGTGTTTATTGCCGCCATGGTGATTCCGTTTCAGTCTATCATGATTCCACTCGTTACCGTAACCAGTAATCTTGGACTGATCGATAGCCTCTTCGGACTCATCATCTGTTATCTTGGTTTTGGCGCACCGATGTCCATCTTCCTGTTCCACGGATTCGTCAAATCAGTTCCGCTCGAAATTGAAGAGGCAGCTCGGGTGGATGGAAGCTCCGCCTACGGCGTGTTCTTCCGGATTGTATTCCCGCTCATGAAGCCGATGTATGTAACCGTCATCATCCTGAATACACTCTGGATCTGGAATGACTATCTGCTTCCATCCCTGATTCTGCAAAGCTCCAATTTGCGTACCATTCCGATTGCGACCTTTGCGCTCTTCGGACAATATACGAAGCAATGGGATCTTGCCCTGCCTGCACTGGTGCTTGGCATCATGCCAATTATCATCTTCTTCCTGCTGATGCAGAAATACATCATTCAGGGCATTACCGCTGGATCAGTTAAAGGGTAA
- a CDS encoding carbohydrate ABC transporter permease, whose product MKHRKSSQLLQQLVFVGPSIVFFILIIVVPFLLGMVYSFTDWNGVSANIHWVGFDNFKQIFANDPKFLSAFWFTVRFTVVGVILTNVIGFFLAYFLTKPLKTRNFLRTIFFMPNVIGGLLLGFIWQFIFVKGFSAVGDVTGWSFFNLPWLGDEPTAFWGIVIVFVWQTAGYLMVIYISSLTNVSPDLLEAAEIDGASRWQVLRSIIFPLIMPGVTICLFLAISWSFKMFDLNLSLTKGGPFGSTESVALNIYNEAFVNNRYGIGTAKALVFFVIVAIITMIQVRVTKSKEVEA is encoded by the coding sequence ATGAAGCATCGCAAATCTTCACAGCTGTTACAGCAGCTTGTGTTCGTGGGTCCCTCCATCGTCTTTTTTATTCTCATTATCGTGGTCCCTTTCCTGCTTGGCATGGTGTATTCCTTTACCGACTGGAACGGGGTGTCGGCGAACATTCATTGGGTAGGATTCGACAATTTCAAGCAAATTTTTGCGAATGATCCCAAGTTTCTATCTGCGTTTTGGTTTACGGTGCGCTTCACCGTGGTTGGTGTAATCTTGACCAATGTTATCGGTTTTTTCCTGGCGTATTTCCTGACCAAGCCGCTCAAGACGAGAAACTTTCTGCGCACGATCTTTTTTATGCCTAACGTGATCGGTGGATTGTTACTCGGCTTTATCTGGCAGTTCATATTTGTGAAAGGGTTTTCAGCAGTAGGCGACGTAACCGGATGGTCCTTCTTCAACCTCCCATGGTTGGGAGACGAGCCGACCGCCTTCTGGGGTATCGTCATTGTATTTGTCTGGCAGACCGCAGGGTATCTGATGGTTATCTACATCTCGTCCTTGACCAACGTATCACCCGATCTGCTGGAAGCTGCAGAAATTGATGGTGCCAGCCGCTGGCAGGTACTGCGCAGCATTATTTTTCCGCTCATTATGCCGGGAGTCACAATCTGTCTGTTCCTTGCCATCTCCTGGTCATTCAAAATGTTCGATCTCAATCTGTCGCTGACCAAAGGCGGACCGTTTGGATCAACAGAATCGGTAGCGCTGAATATTTACAATGAGGCTTTTGTGAATAATCGGTACGGCATCGGTACAGCCAAAGCACTTGTGTTCTTCGTCATCGTTGCCATTATCACCATGATTCAGGTGCGTGTGACGAAGAGCAAGGAGGTGGAGGCATAG
- a CDS encoding sensor histidine kinase has protein sequence MSKYYSIRTKLIAFMLIATTIPLLASISMTFIQTKTALREQAVAENKRLIFQASTNLNNYVDNVARASLAVYNDPNFLRNLAKIPGDYRAVAEVYTTLQTIRSAVPDVFQLYLHSFAANQSTLIANPFPKREERKQAYSDSLHGKSDAKSQDIWVESAHLSHSYGFKAASADDPPRTVITLHRVIKDVPSTERLGVLAIDLNMDTIAEICSRLYDPTKEQIYVIDNQNQIIYEGKSEVSGTDALRQEAATELNSARSSAGTAQTASGHFEQDHSMYVYQQLGSQFADWTIVKQIPNETLYASATTLTWNNAMIAIAALLLVIVATLFISIRITGPLKQLMRYMNQIQAGRLHVDIRLTSRDEIGVLARHFRDMMDTVNNLILREYRLEIANKTNQLKALQAQIHPHFLYNTLQSIGTLALQQQGQRVYVLLSSLSKMLRYSMRDQTRVTLNEEAEHARLYLELQKERFADRLEVELDFAEDTLRAEMPRMTLQPLIENYFKHGADVQPGKGRIRISSQRTADDWIQIRLENNGPCIPEEKLSEIQRWLRPESISSDSSQEPDETESIGLRNVMRRLQLNSPPGYNATLTIGNMEPNGVEITVKIYAGE, from the coding sequence ATGTCAAAATACTACAGCATTCGCACCAAGCTAATCGCTTTTATGCTCATTGCCACAACCATTCCGCTGCTGGCATCCATCAGCATGACGTTTATCCAGACCAAGACCGCCCTGCGCGAGCAGGCCGTCGCAGAGAACAAACGCCTGATTTTCCAGGCGTCCACCAATCTCAACAATTACGTGGATAACGTGGCAAGAGCTTCGCTTGCTGTGTACAACGATCCAAATTTTCTACGGAATCTGGCGAAAATCCCTGGCGACTATCGTGCAGTTGCCGAGGTATACACCACCTTGCAGACGATACGTTCTGCTGTGCCCGATGTATTCCAGCTGTATCTGCACTCCTTTGCTGCCAATCAATCGACATTAATTGCGAACCCTTTCCCGAAGCGGGAAGAGCGCAAACAGGCCTACTCTGACTCGCTTCATGGAAAATCGGACGCTAAAAGTCAGGATATCTGGGTCGAATCAGCGCATCTTAGTCATTCCTATGGCTTCAAGGCAGCGTCAGCGGATGATCCTCCAAGAACAGTGATTACCCTTCACCGTGTGATCAAGGATGTGCCATCAACAGAACGATTAGGTGTGCTCGCCATCGATTTGAACATGGATACCATTGCCGAAATCTGCAGCAGACTGTATGATCCGACAAAGGAACAGATCTATGTCATCGACAATCAGAACCAGATTATTTACGAGGGGAAGTCGGAAGTCAGCGGAACGGATGCATTACGGCAGGAAGCAGCGACTGAGCTGAATTCGGCACGTTCCAGCGCAGGGACAGCACAGACCGCTTCAGGTCATTTTGAACAGGATCATTCCATGTATGTGTACCAGCAGTTAGGAAGCCAATTTGCAGACTGGACCATTGTTAAACAGATTCCGAATGAAACACTTTACGCGAGTGCCACCACCTTAACGTGGAATAATGCCATGATCGCTATTGCCGCACTGTTATTGGTCATCGTGGCAACCCTGTTCATCTCGATCCGGATCACCGGACCGCTCAAGCAATTAATGCGTTATATGAACCAGATTCAGGCAGGACGCCTGCATGTGGATATCCGTTTAACGAGTCGGGACGAGATCGGTGTGCTGGCCCGTCATTTCCGGGATATGATGGATACGGTGAACAACTTGATTTTGCGGGAATATCGCCTTGAAATAGCGAATAAAACCAATCAGCTCAAAGCGCTGCAAGCCCAAATTCATCCCCATTTTCTGTATAATACGTTGCAATCTATCGGTACACTGGCGCTTCAACAGCAAGGACAACGGGTGTATGTGCTGCTCTCTTCCCTATCCAAAATGCTGCGCTACAGCATGCGTGACCAGACCCGGGTCACTTTGAACGAAGAAGCCGAGCATGCACGGCTCTATCTGGAACTGCAAAAAGAGCGGTTCGCTGACCGCCTGGAAGTTGAACTGGATTTTGCCGAAGATACCCTGCGCGCCGAAATGCCGAGGATGACCTTGCAGCCTTTAATTGAGAATTACTTCAAGCATGGAGCAGATGTTCAGCCTGGCAAAGGCAGGATACGCATATCCAGTCAGCGAACGGCTGACGATTGGATTCAGATTCGACTGGAAAATAACGGACCATGCATTCCCGAAGAGAAGTTGTCCGAGATTCAGCGTTGGTTGCGTCCGGAATCTATATCTTCCGATTCCTCTCAGGAACCGGACGAGACTGAGTCGATTGGATTGCGTAACGTGATGCGCAGACTGCAACTGAACTCACCTCCGGGATACAATGCGACGCTTACGATTGGCAATATGGAACCGAATGGCGTAGAGATCACAGTCAAAATATACGCGGGAGAGTGA
- a CDS encoding response regulator has protein sequence MKALIVDDEKHVRDAIKLLGQWEAAGIDTLYEAADGHEAVAAITAHQPQIVLSDMRMPGKDGMALLEWISVHAPHSKVLVISGYDDFELVRHAIRYGGTDYLLKPVEADELNSSLFRAVDAWKEADAVRVQSTRQSMVVNQMRPHYHDRLLTELVVGRGSNNTQFQRLRDELNLPKDIDSCSVAVTSLSHLDAQCLAKYRSQPDLLVFSVLNICAEMLSPPAEGVVFRQLDQPDEVVLLYWGQCSTLQTILEKVNDGLEQIIQRRLHFGISSCEFYPTGTSGAYQEASLRLWRRNALQMKQCIHDALEPSNGNKGLRLSTFEESLRLASMSGRASSVSNAVSEWIDPITRLDVITAEQIQQWMDEMEWMIGRWLDDAAGAPPKEEDEAIEEQSIPFAELPLDHDGLLSLPLLRSLLEQRLLAAGKALTAHHHATPDPMSEIARYMDAHYQEDLSLQQIAARFYLSREYISRKFKQQFGLNWSEYLGKLRINNAKLLLQNPSLRIAKISEMVGYQDEKYFSKVFKKMEGITPGEYRKTLSDGNA, from the coding sequence ATGAAAGCCTTGATTGTCGATGATGAAAAACACGTCCGCGATGCGATAAAGCTGCTTGGTCAATGGGAAGCCGCAGGAATTGATACCTTGTATGAAGCGGCAGATGGTCACGAAGCGGTCGCTGCCATCACGGCCCATCAACCGCAAATTGTACTCAGCGATATGCGAATGCCTGGCAAGGATGGTATGGCTCTGCTCGAATGGATATCTGTTCATGCCCCACACAGCAAGGTACTGGTCATCAGCGGATATGATGATTTTGAACTGGTCAGACATGCGATTCGATATGGGGGTACGGACTACCTGCTCAAACCAGTCGAAGCAGATGAACTGAATTCATCCTTATTTAGGGCAGTCGATGCCTGGAAAGAAGCCGATGCCGTTCGTGTGCAGTCCACAAGACAATCCATGGTGGTAAATCAGATGCGTCCGCATTATCATGACAGACTGCTCACAGAGCTTGTCGTGGGACGCGGAAGCAACAATACCCAATTCCAGCGGCTGCGGGATGAATTAAATCTGCCCAAGGATATCGACAGTTGCAGTGTGGCCGTCACCAGCCTTTCGCATCTCGATGCTCAATGCTTGGCAAAATATCGCAGCCAGCCTGACCTTCTTGTATTCTCCGTTCTGAATATCTGTGCGGAGATGTTATCCCCACCTGCCGAAGGTGTCGTGTTCCGCCAGCTTGATCAGCCGGATGAAGTCGTTCTCCTGTATTGGGGTCAGTGCTCGACACTTCAAACCATTCTCGAAAAAGTGAACGATGGTCTGGAGCAGATCATCCAACGCCGTCTCCATTTTGGTATCTCCAGCTGTGAGTTTTACCCTACTGGAACCTCGGGAGCCTATCAGGAAGCCAGTTTGCGGTTGTGGCGACGCAATGCCTTGCAAATGAAGCAGTGTATTCACGATGCATTGGAGCCCTCCAACGGAAACAAAGGGCTGCGGTTATCTACCTTTGAGGAGTCCTTACGTCTCGCGTCGATGAGCGGGCGCGCTTCCAGCGTGTCCAATGCCGTTTCAGAATGGATTGATCCCATCACCCGGCTCGATGTCATAACTGCAGAGCAGATACAGCAATGGATGGATGAAATGGAATGGATGATTGGCCGTTGGCTCGACGATGCCGCCGGCGCCCCACCGAAGGAGGAAGATGAAGCGATAGAGGAACAATCCATTCCATTCGCCGAATTGCCTTTGGATCATGATGGGCTGTTATCACTGCCCTTGCTCCGCTCCCTGCTGGAACAGCGGTTGCTCGCAGCCGGAAAAGCCCTCACCGCACATCATCACGCCACACCGGACCCAATGAGTGAGATCGCTCGTTATATGGATGCTCATTATCAGGAAGACCTGTCTCTGCAGCAGATTGCTGCACGGTTCTACCTGAGTCGTGAATATATATCTCGCAAATTCAAACAGCAGTTCGGATTGAACTGGTCGGAGTATTTGGGCAAACTGCGAATCAATAACGCAAAGCTGCTGTTACAGAATCCTTCACTACGAATTGCAAAAATCTCGGAGATGGTCGGCTATCAGGACGAGAAGTATTTCAGTAAAGTGTTCAAAAAAATGGAGGGCATCACACCGGGGGAGTACCGCAAAACGTTATCTGACGGAAATGCTTAA
- a CDS encoding arsenic resistance protein, with protein sequence MLILRGRGRRLFTRETMEKQQTWFYVVALFVGAAIGLGTPEWGAAMHYTVSPVLAILLYSMFAQIPFLQLKESLSNLRFIGALLVANFIVVPVVVWLLTLAFPQPPAVLIGVYLVLLTPCIDYVIVFTQLGRGNERLMLAATPILFVIQMVLLPVYLWLFIGKEAAQVMQVGPFVEAFLFLIVIPLLLAILTQFVTKGKAGGERVINATAWLPVPLMALALIVVVASQIGKVYDDFAVIVDVLPIYIIFLMVMPFISRIVVALFRLDTGAGRAVIFSAGTRNSLVVLPLALALPQEWATIAAAVIVTQTIVELAGELIYIRIVPSVILRDR encoded by the coding sequence ATGCTAATTCTCAGAGGGAGAGGAAGAAGGTTGTTTACGAGAGAAACGATGGAGAAGCAACAAACGTGGTTTTATGTCGTGGCCCTATTCGTGGGAGCAGCGATTGGGCTGGGCACCCCTGAATGGGGGGCAGCGATGCATTATACGGTTTCACCTGTGCTTGCCATTTTGTTATATAGCATGTTTGCACAGATTCCTTTTTTACAGCTCAAAGAATCCTTGTCTAACCTGCGATTTATTGGTGCTTTGCTGGTCGCTAATTTTATCGTTGTACCTGTGGTTGTGTGGTTGTTAACCCTGGCGTTTCCACAGCCTCCGGCCGTGCTCATCGGCGTTTATCTGGTACTACTAACCCCCTGCATTGATTACGTCATTGTTTTTACACAGTTGGGTCGGGGCAATGAGAGACTGATGCTGGCTGCAACGCCAATCCTGTTTGTTATACAGATGGTTTTATTACCGGTATATTTGTGGCTGTTCATCGGGAAGGAAGCGGCACAGGTCATGCAAGTGGGGCCTTTCGTGGAGGCTTTTCTGTTCCTGATCGTTATTCCGTTGCTGTTGGCTATTCTTACGCAATTTGTGACCAAAGGCAAGGCCGGAGGAGAACGGGTGATAAACGCAACCGCCTGGTTGCCTGTACCCCTGATGGCTTTGGCATTGATAGTGGTTGTCGCGTCGCAAATCGGGAAGGTCTACGATGATTTTGCTGTAATTGTGGATGTTCTGCCCATCTATATTATTTTTCTGATGGTTATGCCCTTCATCTCACGAATCGTAGTGGCTCTATTCCGATTGGACACAGGCGCAGGCAGGGCCGTTATTTTCAGTGCAGGGACCCGGAATTCACTTGTTGTTCTGCCATTGGCACTTGCATTGCCGCAAGAGTGGGCCACAATTGCTGCCGCAGTGATTGTAACCCAGACGATCGTCGAGCTGGCAGGAGAGTTAATCTATATTCGTATTGTTCCTTCCGTCATACTGCGGGATCGCTGA
- a CDS encoding tryptophan-rich sensory protein produces the protein MSRNNPYKWLNAIGFIAVIVVNYLSNALPIGGRTNKEVSDMYPVLLTPSGYAFSIWGLIYLLLAGFVIYQFVPSSWKRDSITRLGYWFLASCAFNVAWIFAFQNLKIGLALVVIVLLLLTLIMLYVKTRAITLPTTAEIWLVKLPFSIYLGWVSVATIINAAVLLYKIGWDGFGLSETTWTIIMLIVGLVLAVLVSFPYRDSVYPLVFTWAYIAIALKQKDVTSVYYTAIIIAIVLAIYAVWLFFARNQDRD, from the coding sequence ATGTCACGTAACAATCCGTACAAGTGGTTAAACGCGATTGGGTTTATCGCTGTTATCGTAGTAAACTACCTTTCCAACGCGCTGCCGATCGGAGGCAGGACCAACAAGGAAGTATCGGATATGTACCCTGTATTGCTCACCCCTTCGGGCTATGCTTTCTCCATATGGGGACTGATCTATCTGCTGCTCGCTGGCTTTGTCATCTATCAATTCGTTCCCTCTTCGTGGAAAAGGGACTCCATTACCCGCCTCGGTTACTGGTTTCTGGCAAGTTGTGCCTTTAATGTAGCGTGGATCTTTGCTTTTCAAAATCTCAAAATCGGTCTCGCCTTAGTCGTCATCGTCCTGCTTCTGCTCACCCTTATCATGTTGTATGTAAAAACGCGTGCAATCACCCTTCCTACAACTGCCGAAATCTGGCTTGTGAAGCTGCCGTTCAGCATATATCTTGGATGGGTTAGCGTGGCAACCATTATCAATGCGGCTGTATTATTATATAAAATTGGCTGGGATGGCTTTGGACTCAGTGAAACTACCTGGACCATCATCATGTTAATTGTAGGCCTGGTGCTGGCTGTACTGGTGAGCTTTCCTTACCGGGATAGTGTATACCCACTTGTCTTTACATGGGCATACATTGCCATCGCACTCAAACAAAAAGACGTCACCTCCGTGTATTATACGGCAATTATCATTGCGATCGTACTGGCCATTTATGCGGTATGGCTGTTCTTCGCCCGTAATCAGGATCGGGATTAA